From Thermodesulfobacteriota bacterium, the proteins below share one genomic window:
- a CDS encoding AgmX/PglI C-terminal domain-containing protein gives PKAEPAPAPAAPPTPAPPAPQVAETPGPPAGPTPEQVARRREQLRESVANKGLLGLLGGRGATSTAAARGSILEGKGAAEDLDRVLARVDGLRAAPGGSGDQAGGGAPVLAAGLGEDALRAAAGAQRTVQLQDRADEAVETVEDQPLDELTLREAVAAIHRTVGTYLGGIRYLYNRELRKKPDLEGKLTVSMTIDPEGTVTACEVVESTLGYPPLEEAVLDRVRKWKFPPVAPRPITVTYPFVFFPSM, from the coding sequence CCCAAGGCAGAGCCGGCTCCCGCCCCCGCGGCGCCTCCCACCCCGGCACCGCCGGCTCCGCAGGTGGCGGAGACCCCCGGGCCGCCGGCTGGGCCCACACCGGAGCAGGTGGCGCGCCGCCGGGAGCAGTTGCGCGAATCGGTGGCCAACAAGGGACTCCTGGGGCTGCTCGGGGGCAGGGGGGCGACCTCCACCGCCGCCGCGCGGGGCTCGATCCTCGAGGGAAAGGGAGCGGCCGAGGACCTGGACCGGGTGCTGGCCCGGGTGGACGGGCTTCGCGCGGCCCCCGGGGGCTCCGGGGACCAGGCGGGTGGGGGTGCCCCGGTGCTGGCCGCCGGCCTCGGGGAAGACGCCCTTCGCGCTGCGGCCGGCGCCCAGCGCACGGTGCAGCTCCAGGACCGGGCGGACGAGGCGGTGGAGACGGTGGAAGACCAGCCCCTGGACGAGCTGACCCTGCGGGAGGCGGTGGCCGCGATCCACCGCACGGTGGGCACCTACCTGGGGGGGATCCGCTACCTCTACAACCGGGAGCTGCGCAAGAAGCCCGACCTGGAGGGCAAGCTCACGGTGAGCATGACCATCGATCCCGAGGGCACGGTGACGGCCTGCGAGGTGGTGGAGTCCACCCTGGGGTACCCGCCCCTGGAGGAGGCGGTGCTCGACCGGGTGCGCAAGTGGAAGTTTCCGCCGGTGGCCCCGAGGCCCATTACCGTGACGTACCCCTTCGTCTTCTTTCCCAGCATGTGA